AACCAAGTTGGGGCATGAATTTGAGACTTGGTGCGCCGGGTTGTTTTCAATCCCCATTCCTCTACCTTGGACTACGTTTGGGCGGGCACGGCGTAGTCGTAAACGATTGTTAGCAGAATTGGAGCGGATCATCTACGATCGCCAGCAGCAACAGGAGCGCACTGAGGACGCCTTACAGTTATTAATTGAGGCTCGTGACGAAAATGGTCAAGGATTGAGCTTAGAAGAGTTGAAGGATCAAGTTTTGCTGCTCTTGTTTGCTGGGCATGAAACTCTCACGTCAGCGATCGCCTCGTTCTGCATGCTGACAGCGCAGCATCCAAATATCACCGCTGCTTTGCGAGCAGAGCAACAAGGTCTTGCCGCCTCTGAGACCCCCACCTTGGACGAACTGCGGCAAATGACCTACCTCGATCAAGTGTTGCGGGAGGTGTTGCGCCTGATTCCACCTGTGGGAGCGGGTTTCCGGAAGGTATTGCAACCCTTTGAGTTCAATGGTTATCAGGTACCTGTAGGTTGGAGCGCTATCTACCAGATTGGCCCAACCCATAAGGAAGCCAACCTCTATCCCGAACCCGATCGTTTTGACCCAGAGCGCTTTAATGCATCCCAAACGGCTGAGCGGCCTAGATATGGCTATGTGCCCTTTGGGGGTGGCCTTCGCGAGTGTATCGGCAAAGAGTTTGCTCGTCTTGAAATGAAGTTATTTGCGATCGCCCTCCTCCGGAGCTATGAGTGGCAGTTACTACCGGACCAGAATCTGGAGTTGTCCACCATTCCTACTCCCCGTCCGCAAGATGGGCTCCGAGTTCAATTTCGGGCTCTGGCCACTCCGCTGGCACCGATGACTAGTCCTGCGTAATTTTTCTTAGTGATGTTCTAGCCACAGAGATGAGGGGAGATGGCTATCCCAGGAGAGGTTCAATCTGGGTGCAGAAGATTGTCACAAATTAATTGCTGGGCTGGCTTACGTCTACCATCCATCATCCCTTCCCTCCCAACGCCATCACGTTGACCTCTAAACCGTTCTGGGGAAACGCCCCATGCGGAGCCGCACGTGGGGTGTTGTGGGGACTGGGGAGAAAATCCCCTTGCTACCCGATTGTGCTACTGTCACCAATTACCTTCTTGACAACACATCTTTATACTTCGACTTTGTAGTTGAGTTGGTGCTCATCACCCGGTAAACCCCGAAATCCCCAATTATGCTTCGGCGTTTCAAATATTGTAATCTCCAAGTCTTGCGTTGTGATCCCAAGGGATTGAACCCGTTCAAACAATAACCGAATCAACTGCTTTTTAGCTTCAGCACTACGTCCCTCAAACATACTGAACTCGATAATGGTGTATCGTTCTGTGCGCCCACTAGGGTAGAAAAAGTCATTGGCATCAAGTGGGAAAAATCGGTGTGCCCGTTTATCAGCAGGGTATTGGAGCGCATCCATCACACAGGAATGGATGATATCGGAGAGTTTTTGTTTGATCGGGTCAAGCTGCACTCTCAGACCATAAATTTTGACTTGTGACATTGCACCATTTAACTCAGCAACTATTCATTAAAACTGTCTGGCTGCTCACCGGTCGTCTCAAGGCACCTGAATACCTCAAAGTTTCCGTGTAATTCTGTCTATTTCAAATCTTTTACAAGATATTACTGCCTTTTAAGCTTCGATTGAACTTGATTTAACCATAGCTTCACGTTCCCATAAGTAATGCGTGGGAGCATTAACGGGATGGCAATTCATGAAGTCATATCAATTCTGATTGATTATCCCTCCCTAAACTACTTTAGATAGGTGCTTGGTTTTGTGACGCAAAAGATTCTAACTCGTCAGCTTCTAATAGCTGTTGCAGCAGCGTGTATTTTAGGGTTCCTGAATGGCATTAATCAACCTGCACATGCAGAAGCGCAAGGTGTCGTGATTGATATACCTGTGTATGGTCAAACCCTATATAGCGATTTGACAACACGGGCAGAGTCCTTGGTTAGCAATGCCATCAATGATCAGTTTGGCCAAAATCCTGGCCTGTCAACTATTCAAGTAGTGGTTACAGGCGATCGCCACGGCGAAATTATTCCGATTCTAACTACGACGGTTTCTCGGACTCAGTGGCAAGAAAATCCCCAAGTCAATGCTTGGACCAAGTACTACAGTGCTTCCCAGGCTCTACTACAACGGCATGAGCAGACAGAAATAGTAGCAATGGCTCCAAGCAGATCGACTACTGTGAGTGGGCTAGAACGAGCCTTTCAAATTGATGAAGCTTTTGATTCAGGTCGTCTAACTGGACAACCTGCTCAGGAATATCTAAGTGACTTGGATTGATGTTTGGATGGCTGACGTGATTGAAGCGTGATTGACAAATAAGGTTAGCCACTCAGGAGCAGGTGTCAGAATTCCTGCCCAGTTGATGAATGCGATTGCTCATGAGAAAAGAAGTGTTTCTTGTAAGGGAAAATCCAACCTTTGGGTTGGGAAATTAACCATGTTTTAGCTCAAAAGTTTTAGCTCAAAAAAGTCAGTCTTGGTTCGCGATCGCAGAGAAGCAGAAAAACAGAAAAACAGATTCAACAGTAAGCGTTCAACATTGAGAGGAGAGTACAGGTGATTCACGATAATGGAAGTAGCAACAAATCGGGCAATCGTTCCTTTGAGGATGTGCTGCGAGTCAGAATGTCTCGACGTAACGTTTTGGGGCATGGAGCGGCGCTGTCAGCTACTGGCTTTTTAGCAGCACTGGCTGGCAACAAGCTTCTAGCTCAAGGGGTTAAAGCGGCTACCGCCCAAGGTGGGAGTGGTGCTATGTCTCCAGGCTCCAGTACTGCGATCGCCCAGAGTCAGGCTGGCAGCTTGATCAACTTTTCCTTTGTCCGCCCTACCGATGCTGTAGGCCCCACACCTAGCATTTCATCCGATTACCAGTATGATGTACTGATCCCTTGGGGCACTCCACTTCAACCCGGTGGCTCCACCTACGAGGGCGACCCCAATACTCGTCCCACTGCTGCCCAACAAACTCAACAGGTGGGAATTGGTCATGACGGCATGTGGCTCTTTCCAATTGGTAACGGAAATGATCGCGGCATGCTGGCGATTAACCACGAGTTCGGTACTAATCAGCATGTATTGGGCAAAGAAGTACCAGAGAGCCTGGAAGATGTGCGGCTCTCTCAACATGCTCATGGTGTTTCAGTCCTTGAGATTAGAAAGGTGAATGGTAGGTGGCAGAATGTTGGCAGCCCCAATGCTCGTCGCATTCATGTCAACACACCCGTCACCTTTAGCGGGCCAGCAGCCAAAAGCAGACTGCTAAGAACCCGTGCGGGGAATCCGACCTTGGGGACAGTCAACAACTGTGCCAACGGTAAAACCCCGTGGGGAACTTACCTCACCTGTGAGGAAAACTTTAACGGTTACTTTGGTGCTACTGGAGCTTGGACACCCACCGCAGCTCAAGCCCGCTACGGCTTCAGTGCAGGTGGCGCTGGCTATGGCTGGCACTTGTTCGATCCTCGCTTCGATCTCTCAAATTCCAGCTATACCAACGAAGAAAACCGCTTTGGTTGGGTGGTCGAAATCGATCCGATGGATGCTTCTCAAACCCCTGTAAAGCGTACTGCACTCGGTCGCATTAAACACGAAAATGCAGAACTCGTAGTTGGACAAGGCGGTCGGGTCGTGGTTTATATGGGTGATGACGAGCGCTTTGACTACATCTACAAGTTTGTTTCAGATAGCAACTGGCGATCGCTGCGAGCACGTAACATTAGCCCCTTGGATCAAGGTAAGCTCTACGTCGCTAAATTTAATGACAACGGCACAGGCAACTGGCTCGAACTCAGCATCAATAACCCTGCCCTCAAGGCTAAGTTTGCTGACCAAGCTGAGATTCTGACTTACACCCGCATCGCGGCTGACACGCTGGGTGCCACACCTATGGATCGTCCAGAATGGATTGCGACTGCTCCGAATGGGGATGTTTATTGCACCCTCACTAACAACACCCGACGCACAGAAGCGACCCCTCCTAACCCCCTGGCACCCAACCCTTTTGGTCACATCATCAAGTGGCGTGACAGCAACAACCACGTTGGCACTACCTTTACTTGGGACATTTTTGTTCTGGCTAAAGACACACACTCGATCGAGAAAAGTGCCTTTGGTAGCCCGGATGGTCTTTGGGCCGATCCGGACGGACGGCTGTTTATTGAAACTGATGGAGATCAGCCAGAAATCAATGGCGTCAAGCTGAATGACCAGATGCTCGTCGCGGATACAAATACAGGTGAGATCCGCCGGATCTTTGCAGGTGTAACGGGTTGTGAGGTCACGGGCATTACAGTAACGCCCGATCGCCGCACGATGTTCGTTAACCTCCAGCATCCAGGCGACGGCGACCCCAGCCTAACTAATTTCCCAGCACCCCCAAGAAGCGGCAAAATCCCTCGCGACGCAACCGTTGTGATTACCCGAAAAAACGGCGGCATTATTGGTTCCTAGATCGCTCGGCAGTGAGTTTTCGAGCATTCTGACCATAAAGAAGCTCATTACCAGAAACTTGCTTTTGCTCAAGGTTCTTTTGCTCATGGTTGTGCTTTGTTAACCAGTTCCACATAGTTCGTTCATTAGGTGATTTTATGAAACGCTTTTTTCTGGCTATCGGTTTGGGTTTAGGGTTGGCATCACTCGCTGCCCCTGCTAGTGCTGCAACATTTGCTTGGGATATTGAATATAGCGGCTGGTGGGAAGGAAGTGAGAACGCTTCCATTTCAGGGACGATTGTGGCTGATGAGAAGGATGCTGAAGACGGAATCGTTTCTAGTAATGAATTGAAATCCTGGCTCTGGAGCTGGAGCGGTGATGATGTGGTGCCTGCATTCTCTTTTTCTTCTAAAGAGCCAGGCGCGATCGCAGATTTTGACTCCAGTTTTTATGTAGATGGCAGATTGAATCAGCCTGGTCTTCTAGATGGGCTTGACCAGGGAACATTCACCTCTGGCTCTGGTAATGAATTTCTAGATTTAGAGTACTTATTTGCAATCTCTTTTGCTGACAACGTTGAATCTTTCTCACCTGGAAATCTCGATTCAACGATTGGAACTGTCACTGTTTCAGACCCCGTTCTCGTTCCTGAGCCTACCGCCGTCTTAAGTTTGTTTGCCCTAGTTGGTCTAGGTGCTGCTACCCTCAAGCGTCAGAAGCGAGAAGCTTAAAGACATTTTGTAGCAATACCGTATAAAAGACATCAGTCATGAAGGCTTCTCTTAGCTTGAATCTGGGAGAAGCCTTTGTTGTTGAAAAGAGAAATGCAAAACTCAGTCGCCCGGAAGTACGATCGTGGTCTGATTACTGTCTACTGCGATCGCTCCCTAGAAAAAAGTCCACTTTTTCCAGATATTGTAAGCACCGCTGATACTGGTCTGGATAATCCTTAGCTACCCGTGTCTCTAGGCGTTGAGCGATCGCGGCATCTCGTTTTGCTTCTCCAATCAAGTGAGTATAACCTACCTCAACGGGTCGTTTAGAGCCAAAAGCAGTTTCTGGAGAATCAAACAAGCACTGCATAGTGACATCTGGAAAACGGGACTCGGCAGACTGTTGATGATATTCCAGGCAAGCTGCTAGGAAATATTGTTCAATTAGGAGAGAGTCGCCCAGCTTGTTATCCATTAGGGCAAAAGCTGCCTGGTTGCCAGAGTTTGCAGCAATTTGCAAGGCCATATCGGCATAATGGTGAATAAAGTCTACATGGTTGCCACCGATAATCCCGCAGCAATAAGCTAAATTGCGACGACCCGAAAAATACCAGTGCCACTCCTTCGGTAGCCAGCCATTGTTACTTTTTACGCGCTGATCAAACAGTTCAGGTCGATACCACCAACAAGTCGCATGATGTTCCCCAAAGACAAATGACTCCGGATTCTGCGTGAAAACCGGAGCTGAATCTAATTCTGGAGGGAGCGGCTTCCACAAAAACACATCATTATCGACATGAACAAAGGGCTGGCTTTGACTACGGTAGGCCCACAGTTTGCCCAAAATCCACCAATCCGGATCTTGGTGCTGGAGAGCATTCAATTCGGTAGATACCGTATCAAACTCTAGACCCAAACCATCCACCAGCATCTTCGCCCCTGCATCATCAGTCACTAGCGCAGTTTCTGGATAATGTTTTCTTGCTGTTTCGAGGGATAAAATCCAGGCCAGTAAATGATGCTTCTCAGTGAACCAAATCGTCTGCCGATGGGCCCGGAAGGGTTTTGTCCAGAACGACCACACGGAGCGAGTGATGGATTGGGTCATAAAAGACTGCTCCCGATCGCGCCTCCAGAGCCGTAGTAACTGGTTGCAGCGACGGTAAATGAATCTGTGGTCGTGACAGTACCGCCTCCAGTTTGAACCGTGATAGGCCAGTTGCCTGACGAAATGGAAGGCGCTTTGACAACAATTTGCGTTGCCGTAGGTGTGCCCACAATCGTGGCGTTGGTAGCCCCAAACCGAACCGAAACTTCGCCAACATTCAAGTAGTTGCCCACCAACGTCACATTATCTCCCGCTCTGCCTGACTTCGGCGAGAACTGATTGGGCGACGGGTTGAAAACAGGAGCAGGGGGCGGAGGCGGGGCAGGAGGTGGGGGCAAACGATTGACCACAAACTCGCGAATGAAGCTGTTATTGGTTGGCAATAGATCAGAGATTTTGTTCTCTGGATCTGCTGTGAAACGAATTCTGTAAACCCCAGGTTGATCAAACTTGTATTTAAAGCTGATTGAGTTATCGGTTGATTGCTGCTGCGATCGCAGTGCTGCATGAGCGTAGACGACTTGTTGGATCGCCTGCATTGATTCCTGAATTTCGTCTCCCTCGTCCTCAAACCTGAGCATGGTTTCAGTCTTAGGACTGGGTAGCGGCCACCTCCGCACCCTCACCTGAAAGAGCTGCCAACTCACATTGAAGTTAGTAGCATCGACGGTTCCTTGATTACTCAAAACTGCCCGAAACGTCGCTTCCTGCCCCTGGATCAGCGGTAGGGATGACTCTAAAACAATATCTTTCACATAGAGATCCCAGACATCTGCTCGCCAAGGCAGAGAATTGATTTTCTGATTCGCGATTTTGGCAAATACTAAGCCACTGCCAATGACATTTCTGGGCATCTCCACCGTGAGACGGGTACTGGTGCGATCGCTCACCTTGGCTGCTTGGTCTTGAAAGTAAACTTCTACTGAGTCAGTACCACCCAGATTGCCGCCGTCAATCACCACAATACTACCTGGAGCCCCACTCTCTGGTTTAATTTGGGTGATAAACGGTAACTGTCGCCACAGCCGCAGCCGCGCTTCGTCTAGCCCACTCTTAGATGAGATCTCTGTCAGCATGGCAGGTGTTAGCGTTACCATTTCCAAGTCATTTACAGAATGGATGCCAACCGTTTTTAACTTTTGAATCTCTGAACTCTGAATATCCGGTAAGGTTTCTAACGTTCGATATTCGTTAGTTTCTAGGTCAATAGACTTGCGAGTTTCTTGGACTTGCGTATCCAATGCTGGCGTGAAACCTAGTTTGAGCACGGTAGCCCCAGTTTGTCCAGGCGGAGCAGTGCGAAACATGAGATGCCCTGCGGGGTCACGGCGCACATCCACTTGGAGATCTAGGTTTAACTGGTTCACCATCATTGACAGCCGCCGATTTTGCGACTTGAGGATCAAAGTATCTTGGGCTTGATCCAACTCTGCCGTAATGATTTGAATTAACTCCGACAACTGCCACTCATCATTGGGCAGCGCTGATGGTTCGTTGGAGAGAGACTCATTGGAGATGAAGGGGCGGTCGCTATTGGTCACAGAAGCTATGTCACGTTGAGATGGATATCACTGAACAAAAGTTCAGCCTTAAGGATTTAGCTTTAAGGTAACTCTAAAATGGCTCAATGCGTTAACCGACTTTGTGACTAGGGGCGAGGGTAGGGTAGTCATCAGTCGAGCGGTTGCTAGCGAACCTGTGGAGCGTGGGGAAAGATGAAAATGCACAGGGAGATCGATAGCAATCTCATCTAAAATCAGGCTCGGCAAAGAGAGTTCCGAAGTGAGTTCCGAGGCGGATTCAGGCAAATTCGCTTGAGCCAGGAGATCTGGTAGGTCGTCCGGTTCTACTCCTTGAGTCGCTGGGATTTGGGACATCTCCCCGGCGGTCATCACGACTAGGTCACTAAAGTGGATAGAAGGCATGTCGTTTCTACAGATATAAATTTGCAGTTGAGGTTTTAGAAGTGCTGGTTGCAAGTAAAATTTAAACCTAAGCCCCAGCCCCTTCCTGGGTGTGGAAGGGGAGCCAACTACTTCGTCTAGACGATGGGAGCTAGATCAGACTCTTTTACTGAACCTGTACCGTCGTTTAGCGGCTTGTAATCTGTTTTGAACTTCAGGGTGACTTGCCCACTCATTTGAGTCAGGGTTTCAATGTTGCCCACAGAAGTTTGATCTACAGTGCTGACGCTGAGGTTGTTATAGTAGGCACTGACGCTAGCATTGCCCCAACCCCAGGTTGCGCCTGCCTTGACCGAACCTCCATAACTTGTGCTATTTCGCTTAGCAGTGTTCGTGCTGCTTGACTCAGTAGAGGCAACTCGGAAAATTAGCTTGGTATTAATTTCTCCCTCGGTGATGACAATCCGAGCCATCCCTTCGCGTGCCATCTGCCGCAGTTGGTTCATGCCATCACGGGCTAGACCATGCTTGATGGCAGTCTGAATGGTACTGATATCAGTGTTGATGTAGACTTTGGAACTATTGGCCTCAATGCCATCGGCCTTATCAAAATCGCTTTCAAAGAGTTCTTTGACTTTTGTTTCATCAATGACATTAGTGGTGGACTTAACGATGTCATCTTGCCCGAAAAGCCTCAAGATCTCCGCTCGGTGTCCACCTGTAACAGGTGCCATGTAGTAGAGGCGCTTGAGATGGTAAGCTCGTCGAGGCTCACCCACTACGACTCCGAACGCTTTGTCCTTTCCAGTAGTATCCTTTTCTGTAAACGTCAGTTGGTCAAGTTTTTCTGCGACTGCATCGTCTGATACGTTGTCAGAAGCAAATTCTTTCAGGCTCTTGGTCAGCTCAGCAACCATCTCACTGTAAGCTTTCATCTGATCAATAGTCGCTTTGATGATCGAGTTGAAAGTACCTGTGATTAATCCTTGAGTGAATTCAACAAACGCCATCCCGGTTTGCTGGGAACCTCTCACCGCTGCATCGATCGCCCGCTCTGTCGTACCATTACCATTACCCATTGCCAAGTTTTCGTTAATTGGAGCCACCAAGCCCATCGGCATTGATTCCATATTGGCATCTTGGGGTCGCAGGAGTTCTAACAACGTATCCTGCACAACTGTGGTAACTCCCTGGCGTAGCAGTTCACGCTCTGCATCATCACTGCCAATTTTCTCAACACTACGCTCAATCACTTCCATCAAGCGGTCTACCCCACCTGCGACTGCTTCATCTACAGGGGCGATCGCTTCGAGCTGAGGTTGTAGCTCTGAGTTATCAGTGTTGGAATCGTTGTTCTGCTTGCGATTGCGAGCCATGTTTAAGATCTCCTTAGTTTTTGATTAATAGAAAGCAATTCAACTGAGAAGCAGGCGAAACAGGAGAGATTACTCTCAGGCTGCTGACTGTTGCAGTGAAAAAACTTTTAGCTAGGACTATGACGCTGAAGATCATTGGGTTTAGCAACTCAGGCCAAAGACGCCAGTATCTACCCAATCTTGTTTTAGAAGCACCCACCAGTCCACCGAAAGCCCACCCTGAATATATTTGTAGGGCAACCAGCCATACCCTTCTTTACCCCAACTCGTACCCCAGGAATTTCGGATTAGGATCGCTCCTTTGCTCTTGCTTCCCCCTGCTTTAGGATGCTCAATCACCATAGAATCGTCGTAGCCAACTGCAACCATTGCATGACCTCCTTTGGGGCGATCGCTGTTGCATGGATAGGGAAGTTGACCCAAGGTTTCAGGTTGCGTGGCATGTAGTAAAGGCGCATCAAAAAGCATGGTGCCAAACGCCAAGGGAAAGCCTGCCGCCAATTGAGTTTTGATAGTTAACAACAATTCATCAACTTGGATGTTTGGGGTATCTAAGCGGACATAATTGATCGACTTATAATTGGCCTCAATAAGTTTTTGGTGGCTTTATAGAGAAACAAGCGGGAGCGGTGGCTGTACTCGTCGAGAGCTTTTTGCTCCAAGTACTCTGCGATCGCAGTAACGACATGGGCTGTACAAGCTTCTACTTTGCCTTGATCTTCAACCGGAGAGAAACCCGGACGTAGATCGACAAAAGCGGGCAGGTCTAGTTTCTTGAACTGCTTTTTTTCTACGAGTTCTGCGGAGCGACCCAGGAGAGTTTCCATCATGGGTTGCACGACTCGGCTGGTCAACCTGAGATCTCGGTGATCTGGATAATCACGGACCCAGCCCATGCTATGTTGACGGCTAGCAATTCCATTCATGTAGCGTTGTGACTTTCAATTTTCAGGATGAGTGAAGTAACTTGGGGGGTAGATGCCGAGGCTCCCAACTTGATCGAGCGAAAAAGTTGAAAATCGCCTCCGAGTCGGTCTTGAGGTTAGCCTCAAAAACCAACGCTAGGTGGACTTTAATAGGCTTCAACCCTAGATTGCAGTATTCCGTATTTTCCTCAGCCAATTCCTGCAATTGATACCGTTAATTTCTGTTAAAGCCCTGCTGTTCCGGTTCTACAAAAGCGATCGCGACTCACTCATCCTGAACGATTAACCTAGAATTGCTAGATTACTAGTTTTAGCTGTTTTGTAGCTTGTCCAATAGTTCATGACATCTTTAGCCAGCTCTGAAATTTTTTGCCTAATACTTTTTGCCTAATCCTGAATGTATTCCTGGCCTGAGAGCATCGCAATTTCGGCTCGGACGAATTCTCGGCCTAGATAGGCGGCATGATCGAGTCTGGTGATGGGGTTGGCTGCTTCGGACTCAAAGATTTGGATGCAAAGTTCTTTGGCACTTCTGCCGCTGTAAATTTTGGTATGGGTTCGCTCGATTTTTCCCCGAACCGGAATCACTTCGCCTGTTTCTGGGTCAACGGCAAGACCGCGCTCGTTGATGACGTTGGTGTAGTGCTTGGCGCAAATTTGGTTGGCCTCGCGATCGATATAGATGATGAAGTAGCCGCCTGGATCGAGTTCGATGTAGCGGTTGGATAGTTTGTGATCGAGCGCAGTAACCGCTTCAACAAGTTGACTCATGGGATGCAACGTTTAAAGAATGGACATTTGTGACCCTGACTACATTCTACGAAGAGAGGGTGCCCCTGCGGATCAAATCGAGCAGGCTTGTGAGAAGTGATGTCAACTAAGCTTGAGGTTGAAAGTAGCCTAGGTGCTCCTCTCCTTGCCGCTCTGGAACAGAATTGGTCACTGGTTTTAGCCCTAGAAGATCAAACCGGGGTTCGAAGTACTGCCGAATTTCGGTGGGTGTAATGCCAAAGGGAGGGCCACCCGGACGGTGGTGAGTGAAGAAAAGGGCTAGCAGTTGACCTTGGGGTTTAAGCAGGGTGTGGACGAGTTGCACGTAGGTAGGTCGCTGCTCTGGGGCGATCGCGCAGAAGCAGGTATGCTCAATTACGTAGTCAAACTCGCCCGGAAATTCAGCAGCTAAATCAAAAATATCGCGCTGGAGGAATTGAGCTGGGCTTTGGCTGGCTTGGGCTAGCGCGGTAGCGGCGGCGATCGCGGCAGGGGCAAAGTCGAACCCCACTACGTCAAAACCATGTGCTGCAAATAAAAGCGCGTCATAACCACGACCGCAGCCCAGAACCGCAACTCGACCGGGTTTAGGGGCACTTGGCGAACTGAGAAGGGTGACAAACGCTGGTGCAGCTTGCCCCAGATCCCAGCGGTCTGTGCCTTCGTGATACCGTTGTTCCCAATATTCTACTTCTTTGACTGACACCATCAGTAAGATTGTCCTCAATTCGTCTAGTTTAAACAAAACTTCTATGGATAACTCTGCTTCTCGACCACAGACCACGGTGGTATTGGCGATGAGTGCGGATGGCAAAATTGCTGATGTAACGCGATCGCCTGCTCGCTTTGGCTCTGAGGCAGACAAAGCCCATTTGGAGCAACAGGTGGCTCAGGCGGATGCAGTGCTATTTGGGGCGGGTACGTTACGCGCTTACGGCACAACGCTGCGGGTATCTCATCCAGAACTTTTGGCAATGCGATCGCAGCAAGGGAAGCCGCCTCAGCCTGTGCAAATGGTCTGCTCCCGATTGGCTGAATTTGACCCGAATCTCCGCTTTTTTCAGCAGCCTGTTCCTCGTTGGTTGCTGACGACTGCGGCTGGCGCTAAGACTTGGCAGGAAAGGACGGGTTTTGAGCGCATTCTAGTGGCTGAGGCGGCTGAGCAAACCTTGGATTGGGTTACGGCGTTGCAGCAATTAGCAAGCCTAGGGATTCAGCGGTTAGCGGTGCTAGGAGGGGGTGAGTTGGTGGCCTCTTTGATGGCATTGGATTTGATTGATGAACTGTGGCTGACGGTTTGCCCGTTGATCCTGGGCGGAGCGATCGCGCCGACTCCGGTGCAAGGTGTAGGTTTTCCGGCGGAGTTG
This genomic interval from Trichocoleus desertorum ATA4-8-CV12 contains the following:
- a CDS encoding DUF4346 domain-containing protein is translated as MSQLVEAVTALDHKLSNRYIELDPGGYFIIYIDREANQICAKHYTNVINERGLAVDPETGEVIPVRGKIERTHTKIYSGRSAKELCIQIFESEAANPITRLDHAAYLGREFVRAEIAMLSGQEYIQD
- a CDS encoding PhoX family phosphatase, whose amino-acid sequence is MIHDNGSSNKSGNRSFEDVLRVRMSRRNVLGHGAALSATGFLAALAGNKLLAQGVKAATAQGGSGAMSPGSSTAIAQSQAGSLINFSFVRPTDAVGPTPSISSDYQYDVLIPWGTPLQPGGSTYEGDPNTRPTAAQQTQQVGIGHDGMWLFPIGNGNDRGMLAINHEFGTNQHVLGKEVPESLEDVRLSQHAHGVSVLEIRKVNGRWQNVGSPNARRIHVNTPVTFSGPAAKSRLLRTRAGNPTLGTVNNCANGKTPWGTYLTCEENFNGYFGATGAWTPTAAQARYGFSAGGAGYGWHLFDPRFDLSNSSYTNEENRFGWVVEIDPMDASQTPVKRTALGRIKHENAELVVGQGGRVVVYMGDDERFDYIYKFVSDSNWRSLRARNISPLDQGKLYVAKFNDNGTGNWLELSINNPALKAKFADQAEILTYTRIAADTLGATPMDRPEWIATAPNGDVYCTLTNNTRRTEATPPNPLAPNPFGHIIKWRDSNNHVGTTFTWDIFVLAKDTHSIEKSAFGSPDGLWADPDGRLFIETDGDQPEINGVKLNDQMLVADTNTGEIRRIFAGVTGCEVTGITVTPDRRTMFVNLQHPGDGDPSLTNFPAPPRSGKIPRDATVVITRKNGGIIGS
- a CDS encoding PEP-CTERM sorting domain-containing protein (PEP-CTERM proteins occur, often in large numbers, in the proteomes of bacteria that also encode an exosortase, a predicted intramembrane cysteine proteinase. The presence of a PEP-CTERM domain at a protein's C-terminus predicts cleavage within the sorting domain, followed by covalent anchoring to some some component of the (usually Gram-negative) cell surface. Many PEP-CTERM proteins exhibit an unusual sequence composition that includes large numbers of potential glycosylation sites. Expression of one such protein has been shown restore the ability of a bacterium to form floc, a type of biofilm.); this translates as MKRFFLAIGLGLGLASLAAPASAATFAWDIEYSGWWEGSENASISGTIVADEKDAEDGIVSSNELKSWLWSWSGDDVVPAFSFSSKEPGAIADFDSSFYVDGRLNQPGLLDGLDQGTFTSGSGNEFLDLEYLFAISFADNVESFSPGNLDSTIGTVTVSDPVLVPEPTAVLSLFALVGLGAATLKRQKREA
- a CDS encoding tautomerase family protein; protein product: MSQVKIYGLRVQLDPIKQKLSDIIHSCVMDALQYPADKRAHRFFPLDANDFFYPSGRTERYTIIEFSMFEGRSAEAKKQLIRLLFERVQSLGITTQDLEITIFETPKHNWGFRGLPGDEHQLNYKVEV
- a CDS encoding IPT/TIG domain-containing protein, with amino-acid sequence MTNSDRPFISNESLSNEPSALPNDEWQLSELIQIITAELDQAQDTLILKSQNRRLSMMVNQLNLDLQVDVRRDPAGHLMFRTAPPGQTGATVLKLGFTPALDTQVQETRKSIDLETNEYRTLETLPDIQSSEIQKLKTVGIHSVNDLEMVTLTPAMLTEISSKSGLDEARLRLWRQLPFITQIKPESGAPGSIVVIDGGNLGGTDSVEVYFQDQAAKVSDRTSTRLTVEMPRNVIGSGLVFAKIANQKINSLPWRADVWDLYVKDIVLESSLPLIQGQEATFRAVLSNQGTVDATNFNVSWQLFQVRVRRWPLPSPKTETMLRFEDEGDEIQESMQAIQQVVYAHAALRSQQQSTDNSISFKYKFDQPGVYRIRFTADPENKISDLLPTNNSFIREFVVNRLPPPPAPPPPPAPVFNPSPNQFSPKSGRAGDNVTLVGNYLNVGEVSVRFGATNATIVGTPTATQIVVKAPSISSGNWPITVQTGGGTVTTTDSFTVAATSYYGSGGAIGSSLL
- a CDS encoding cytochrome P450 translates to MKSVSDTTTSKSLPPGQSGWPLLGETLAFFGDAKFALKRHEKYGDVFRTQLLGQPTVFLRGAEANRFVLSQENEYFAISWPTSTKVLLGPLSLSLQTGGTHQSRRKLLAQAFLPRSLSSYIPTMLEITRTYLKRWESLETLTWYPELRNYTLDVACKLFVGLDQGSQTKLGHEFETWCAGLFSIPIPLPWTTFGRARRSRKRLLAELERIIYDRQQQQERTEDALQLLIEARDENGQGLSLEELKDQVLLLLFAGHETLTSAIASFCMLTAQHPNITAALRAEQQGLAASETPTLDELRQMTYLDQVLREVLRLIPPVGAGFRKVLQPFEFNGYQVPVGWSAIYQIGPTHKEANLYPEPDRFDPERFNASQTAERPRYGYVPFGGGLRECIGKEFARLEMKLFAIALLRSYEWQLLPDQNLELSTIPTPRPQDGLRVQFRALATPLAPMTSPA
- a CDS encoding methyltransferase domain-containing protein; the protein is MVSVKEVEYWEQRYHEGTDRWDLGQAAPAFVTLLSSPSAPKPGRVAVLGCGRGYDALLFAAHGFDVVGFDFAPAAIAAATALAQASQSPAQFLQRDIFDLAAEFPGEFDYVIEHTCFCAIAPEQRPTYVQLVHTLLKPQGQLLALFFTHHRPGGPPFGITPTEIRQYFEPRFDLLGLKPVTNSVPERQGEEHLGYFQPQA